CTGCTTCCGATGCTGCAGCTGCGTCGGTTGCTTCTGCTCAGGCTCGTTCATCTGCTGCTGGTGCTGCTGTCGATTCAGCCCGCAATGCTGTTACTGTTGCTCAGGGCAATTACAATACTGATCCCTCTGCTGGTAACGCTCAGATATTGGCCGATGCTCAGCGAGCTCTTGCCCGTGCTGAGTCCGACAAGGCCGATGCTGATGCTAAGCTTTCTGAAGTTGATGCCAAGCAAAAGCAGCAGGAATCTGATGATTTGACCTTGGGAGACAGTGGTTTTTCTTCTGATCCTTACGGTGACGGTTCTAATTTTGATCTTGGCGTTCGTTTTAATCAGTTTGTCGTTGATATGAAGGCTACTTCTTTATTCAGCCTTCCTAATCAGTTTTTTTCTGGCATCCCTTCGGGTGGTGATCCCTCTGTTTCGTTCGATGGTGGTCGATTTGGCCATCATACTTTTGATTTTTCTACTTTATTCAGCGCATTCACTGTTCTTAGGAGTGTCGTTTTCATCTGTTTTGGTTGGCTTTCTATTCGCATAGTTGCTCTAAAGGGTGGAGGTGGCTAATGCCTGCTATAGTTCAGTGGCTTTCTACGGTATGGAATACTCTTAAAACTGCTCTTTCTTGGCTTCTTGATGGTTTCCTTTATGTCCTTAAGGCTGCTTTCTTTTTTGTTTTCGATGGTCTCCTAACTGCTGTGGTTTCAATTGTTGGTGCTCTTGATGTTGGTTCTCTTATTACGAATCTTGCTGGCGCTTGGACTGGTCTTCCTCCAGCTTTGATTTGGGTCATTAATGCTACTGGTATTCCTACTGGCCTCAGTATGGTTTTTTACGCTCTTGTTGTTCGCATGATTCTCAACCTCATACCAGCAGCCTTTACCCGTATCTAGCCATGATCGTCTTCTACGTCGGCACCCCGGGCTCTGGAAAGAGCTATGAAGCGGTAAAGAAGATCATCGACAACCTTCGCCTTGGTCGCACCGTTTGCACCAATTTGGATGGCATGGATGATCCCAAATGCATCGAATACATCAAGGCTGCATTTAACCTTGATGATTATGAATTTGGTCGTCTTTTTATTTACCTCTCAAAGCCTGACGTTGCTCAATTCTGGAAAACCCGTAGGGTCAACAAAACGCTGCACCTCCCTGATGGATCAGTCGATACCGTTCCAGTCGATGAACATATTTGCCCCCCTGGCTCGTTGATTGTCATTGATGAAGTCCACAAACATTTCAATGCCCGCTCCTGGCAAAGCCAGGCTAATAACGAAATGGCCGATTGGGCTTCGACTCACCGCCATGCCGGTTATGATCTCATTCTGATCACTCAGGACATTGACAAGGTCGAAAAACAGGTCAGATCTCTTACCGAGTGGTCGTACCTTTTCCGTCAGGTCAACTTCTTGGGGAGTGCCGTAAAGCGAAAATACCTTTGCTACGCTTATACTGGCGACGAGCATCGAGGGACCCCTCTTAGCAAGAGCGTCCGAACGTACAATCCAAAGTATTTCCCTTGCTACAAGTCCTATTCATCCAAGGATGCCAAGGAGGTTGGCTTTATGCAGCATGCCAATATTCTTCGTCATCCTATCTTCTATTCGATACCCCTGGTCCTTGCGTTTTGTATCTGGATGTTCTCCAAGAGCAGCCTTGCCACCGGCGACGTTTTCGGTACCGACAAGAAGTTGAAGCAGACTCAACAGCAGATTGACGCTATGCGTAAGCCTGTTTCAGCTAAACCCTTGCCGACTCATGCTATTCAGCCCCGCAACTCCTCTGCTGTAGCTGCTCCGGCAGTGTTCCCTGACTCTAGCTCCCCTGCTGCCCCTTCATCTTCTTTGCCATCCTGGCGGCCCTATCACGTCCAGGGGTACCTTCGTGACGGCGCTCGTACCCTTTACATGGTCAATGGTGTTACCCTGGATCAGACAAAGTGCCGTAACTTTGATCGTGCTACCCGTACCGTTGAATGTTTCGGGCCTGATCTCTCTGCTCCCTCTCCAGGATCCCCAGGATCCCCGGCGAGTTTTTCTTCTCCTTCAGCTTTTGCTCCTGCACCTGTCGAGAAGCGTGACATTCACGCTTTGCCATCGGGCGAAATGTACGCTACACGCTCCGTTCACCTGAGTGACCGTCATGTCACTGAACGTATCTCTCCTCCTGATCTGCCCCATGAGCAGCGCAGTCCGGCCCTTGCCGTCACTCGTGAGATGCGAGCTACCCGTTCTATTCCTGGCAGCGACAAGAAAATAACTGAGGAGGTTACATATCCATGAAGACTCGACGTAAGCCGGTTTCTTTCAGGCTTGATCCTCGCCTGATTGATGATATTGACTTTTTTGCTAGGAAATCGGGCGTTTCTCGGACAGCAGCTGTTGAGATGCTTCTTTCTGATGGAGTTCGTGAGGTTAATGAGTTGATTTGCGGCCATGCACCAAAATGCACCACAAAACAAAAGGGCCTACTTTCGTAGACCCTTTTAAAATGGCACGCCCGAAGGGATTCGAACCCCTGACCCACGGCTTAGAAGGCCGTTGCTCTATCCAACTGAGCTACGGGCGCACAAACGACAACTCATCCCGGTTGCCCCGGACCAGGGGTTTAATACCCCCATTCGGTTGACAGAATCGGTTCAGGGTGTATACCAGATTCAGCCGGCATTGTCGAGACCGTATGCCCTGCACGGCGCACAGTAATCCCGTTCCATCACGATCAATCAGATGTTTATTGTCGGTATGCTTTACACTGCCGGCCAGCTTTGTTATGCTGCCGCCACCCTGCTGAATACCCAACCGCACCCAGGTGACTATGTAATGAAACGACGTTTCTTTCTCCTGATCGCCACCGCAGTAACGTTCCTTGGTGCCAGTAGCGGCTTGGCGGCTTCCAAGCCGGCCGACGGCGAACGCCTGCTCCTGATCCGCGCCGTGGGCGGCGCTTCGGAAAAGGAGGCGGTCGCCCAGACCGGCGTGTACGACAGCATGGTGGAATACCTGACCGACCGCGGCTACCGGGTGGTTGACCGCCAGGCGGCGGAGCAGGCCGCCATGCAGATCGCCGCAACCCACGAGATCGATCCCGTCCTCAACAAGGCCGCCGCCTACGGCCTCAAGTTCCTTGCCGAATACAGCATCCACTTCAAGACTTCCACCATCGTCAAGGACCCGGAACGGGGGATCGGCGCCTTGGTGCGGGTCAGCGCCAAGGTGGTGGACAACACCGGCGCCCGTATCATCACCGCCAAGTCGGCGGAGGCATCCTCCACCGGTCATACCGCGGACGATGCCACGGAAAAGGCGGCCCGGACGGCCGGGCGCAAGGCTATCGAACAGCTGGCAAAGGGAATCGAGCAGCACGTTGCCCAAGCCGGCAGCGAAGGGCGCACCCTGACGCTGGTCCTGGAGGGACGGGCGCAGGTGCTGGACCGGCTGCTCGGCGCCATCGAGCGCTCACCCGCCGTGGCTGCGGCCCGGGAGGTGGAGTCGGGCGGCGGCAAGGCAACACTGGAGGTCATCTGCAAGGTCCGTCGGGACCAGTTCGAGCGTGAGCTGCTCAGGGCGGCCGGCCAGCAGGGGGTCCAGTTGCAGAAGATCCGTTCCGAAGGCAATCGCAGCACCTGGAAAATCAGATAGGAGGAATCACACATGAAACGCATTCTGTTACTGGCTCTGGGAGTGTTTATCCTGAGCACCGCCGCTGCCCTGGCAGCCACCGTCACCGCCACCGGCGAAGGCCCCAGCAAGGAGCAAGCCTTGGCCACCGCCATGCGTCGCGCCGTCGAGCAGGGGGTTGGCACCATGGTCAAGTCCAGTACCACGGTGGTGGATTCCGCCCTGGTTGACGACAAGATCCTCTCCCACAGCAAGGGGTACGTCACCAGCTACAAGATCGTCAAAGAGCAGAAAAACGGCGACGAGTTCGTGATCACCATCTCCGCCAACGTCGATAACAAGCTGCTGAAAGACGATATCGACGCCCTGACCATCCTGCGCAAGACCGTGGGCAATCCACGCATCCTGGTGGCCTTCAGCAACAAGTCCAAGGACAAGCTCTTCAAGGACAAGGAGTTCACCGAGGAGATCTACAACGGTATCGTGGAATCCCTCACCGACAAGCAGTTCCGGGTGGTGGACAAGGCAGCCGCGGAGCGTTTCTCCATGCAGCAGGCCGAAACCCACGAGATCGACGTGGACCTGAACAAGGCGGCCGCCTACGGCCTCAAGTTCCATGCCGAGTATACCCTGTTCTACAACGTGAGCGGCGTGGTCCGCGAGGGAGCCATCGGCAAGAGCGTGCTGCTGAACGTGAAGACCCAGTTGATCGACAACACCCGCTCCCAGGTGATCACCAGCAAGAAGGTGGAGCAGGCAGGCATGGGCCAGACCGTGGATCAGGCGCTGGAGAAGGCGGCCCGCGAAGGGGGCAAGAAGATCGTCAACCCGATGATCGAGGTGCTGCAGAAGCACTGGATGGACCAGCAGCAGAACGGCGCGCTGTACACCATCGTCATCGACGGCGTGGAGGACCCGGAGCAGATCGCCAAATTCACGGAGATGTTCGAGAAATTCCCCCTGGCCAGCGGCGCCAAGGAGGTTGAGTCCGGCGGCGGCAAGACCACATTCGAGGCGGCCTACAAGGGCAAGCGCGACCAGCTTGACCGCGACGTGCTCAGAACCGCCAAGGAGCTGGGCTGGTCCCTGAAGAAGGTCCGCGCCGAAGGCGCCCGCAGCACCTGGAAAAAGCTCTAGGAGGCCGTCATGCACCGGATCGTCGCGTTTGCACTCCTGTTGACCCTTGCCCTCGGCGGCATTGCCCGTGCCGACCAGTTCACGGCCACCGGCCGCGGCTCGTCCGAGGACGCCGCCGTGACCAACGGCCTGAACAGCGCCATCGACCTGGCGGTGAAGCAGATCCTGGACGAGGAAACCGTCAAGAAGAACAAGCAGAAGATCGCCGCCGCCCTGAAGGGAAAAGCCAGGAAGCTGGCCCGGGTGGTGCAGAAGGGAGATGCCGAGTTCACCGGTGCGGGGTACGAGCTGCAGGTGGTGGCCGACGTCAACCTGAAGGCCCTGGAAAACGAGATCAATGCCCTGGGGCTGATGCAGGACGCCATGGGCAACCCGCGCATCATGGTGCTGTACAACCCCAACCTGCCGCAGGGGGCCACCCTGGGCCAGACCCGGGCCGACCTGGAGGCGTTCTTCGACAACTCCTACGGTGCCATCGTGGATGTGCTGGTGGACAAGGGGTTCGACGTGATCGACCGGGCCTCGGCCCTGAAGTTCGCCGTGCAGGTGGCGGAAACTCACGAAATGGACCTGGACACCAACAAGGCCGCCCTCTACGGTCTGCGCTACAACGCCGACCTGGTGCTCTACTACCAGACCGTCGGCATCGGCCGCGTCGGCGCCTGGAACCAGACCGGCAGTTCCGCGAAGATCTTCCTGCGGGCGCAACTGATCAACCCCTCCACCTCGCGGATCGTGGCCAGCAAGGATGTGGAGTCCGGCTCCATGGCCGGCACCATCCAGGAGGCGCTCTACCGGGCCGCCAAGGATGTGGGGCAGAAGATTTCGGTGGTGATGATCGACGCGATCAAGAAGAGCTGGAAACGTGAGAAGTCAGGGGCCGGCACCTTCATCGTCGTGCTGGACGGCGTGGCCGACGTGGACGAGATCGCCGGCTTCAAGAGCGGGCTGCAGGCGATCCCCGGCATGGAAAACATCCGGGAACGCGAGTCCGGTGGCGGCACGACCACCATCGAGATCAAGTCCGGCAGCAGTGCCGATGCCGTCAAGAGCGCCGTCAACAAGGTGGGCAAGCAGTTGGGCTGGTCCCTCAAGCTGGTCCGCTCCGAAGGAGCCCGCAGCACCTGGAAACGCCAGTAACCATTTACACGGGAGGTTCGTATGAAACGTCTGTTTTTGT
The window above is part of the Trichlorobacter ammonificans genome. Proteins encoded here:
- a CDS encoding DUF2523 family protein, whose protein sequence is MPAIVQWLSTVWNTLKTALSWLLDGFLYVLKAAFFFVFDGLLTAVVSIVGALDVGSLITNLAGAWTGLPPALIWVINATGIPTGLSMVFYALVVRMILNLIPAAFTRI
- a CDS encoding zonular occludens toxin domain-containing protein — encoded protein: MIVFYVGTPGSGKSYEAVKKIIDNLRLGRTVCTNLDGMDDPKCIEYIKAAFNLDDYEFGRLFIYLSKPDVAQFWKTRRVNKTLHLPDGSVDTVPVDEHICPPGSLIVIDEVHKHFNARSWQSQANNEMADWASTHRHAGYDLILITQDIDKVEKQVRSLTEWSYLFRQVNFLGSAVKRKYLCYAYTGDEHRGTPLSKSVRTYNPKYFPCYKSYSSKDAKEVGFMQHANILRHPIFYSIPLVLAFCIWMFSKSSLATGDVFGTDKKLKQTQQQIDAMRKPVSAKPLPTHAIQPRNSSAVAAPAVFPDSSSPAAPSSSLPSWRPYHVQGYLRDGARTLYMVNGVTLDQTKCRNFDRATRTVECFGPDLSAPSPGSPGSPASFSSPSAFAPAPVEKRDIHALPSGEMYATRSVHLSDRHVTERISPPDLPHEQRSPALAVTREMRATRSIPGSDKKITEEVTYP